A region from the Benincasa hispida cultivar B227 chromosome 12, ASM972705v1, whole genome shotgun sequence genome encodes:
- the LOC120092689 gene encoding 40S ribosomal protein S20-2, translating to MAYAAMKPTKPGLEDAQEQIHKIRITLSSKNVKNLEKVCADLVRGAKDKRLRVKGPVRMPTKVLHITTRKSPCGEGTNTWDRFELRVHKRVIDLFSSADVVKQITSITIEPGVEVEVTIAD from the exons ATGGCGTATGCAGCGATGAAGCCTACGAAGCCTGGTTTGGAGGATGCACAAGAGCAGATCCACAAGATTAGGATCACTCTTTCGTCGAAGAACGTGAAGAACCTCGAAAAGG TTTGTGCTGATTTGGTTCGTGGTGCCAAAGACAAGAGACTGAGGGTTAAGGGACCCGTGAGGATGCCAACAAAAGTCCTGCACATCACCACCCGGAAATCTCCCTGCGGTGAAG GTACCAACACATGGGACAGATTTGAGCTTCGTGTCCACAAGCGGGTCATCGACCTCTTTAGCTCTGCTGACGTTGTTAAGCAGATCACGTCTATCACCATTGAACCGGGTGTTGAGGTTGAAGTCACAATTGCTGATTGA